Proteins encoded within one genomic window of Pieris rapae chromosome 1, ilPieRapa1.1, whole genome shotgun sequence:
- the LOC110995806 gene encoding uncharacterized protein LOC110995806 — protein MRWFRKGEPPRLLAVSPETEPRTTRPSRNDSSPVSYLQRKSSSSSVETNFYNLNEQVITVEKSQHMSHNSEHTPVTRRISLQNSPTSLQESCVSSRKNRAGSVEKEYMVYREKRNPLLDKVKNTKLSCFKSNGTFRYGDDAASTSGSECSGFGHVEDVSQSRYPESYPEPHIEFENHNPWVKMQHYEDEVFYPKSPVECNWREGKSFTNRGTRCYSSGSECDRYHATPKSATKLSKSSDQIFNDDYEYSDTPVAIISDRKTDKYKNNNEKDTIGPSSCLSAKIRAMSDRYLKSSNRILSKLYKQNGEDNDTAHSMTENISKSNSRSRKKKGGVKAKLRSFSYGALPGLDEFQKSQSAVFHDDVFNISCDDENVLLQDCEDADSGILVNESAASSMFDNDRIPPRCESSASQTNSQGPCHSRSVSGDQSFAKVRVSHRKSRERNEFPKPRPRNSQRALSLDRKEILRRMPKNCDTEEPQYLQLTEKQRMRQRDASQGDCGIPPIPPCRKPLKHLGKPQLEFKVVKIIRNCPTDELGIFIAKTKLSDEGHIGYLVAHVVPGGLAAKEGSLRIGDELLNVNGRRLRDLTMSEAKDALRSGAAEIDIVVCRQREKTSVEIRQREPKKPGVSMRESSVDYENAVILGKERGVNKCDVRIARHQNQDDTGCNRKGLSIEPDNATAAQSHFLKGQNASYSSMNNKLLRRQVVSYGGANKETMTLSCTGDIVDVDVPDGVTDRVEKSEDTEIQTPNAANFCTLPRRPRAPTHTYHTITFEKGHGKKPLGFTIVGGRDSPRGPLGIFIKSILPQGQAIDDGRLKAGDEVLAVNGQACHELAHIEALALFKAVRSGSIELRVCRRVKNQSAKAKSCTDLLNDDD, from the exons ATGCGGTGGTTCCGCAAGGGTGAGCCGCCACGGCTGCTCGCCGTGTCACCGGAAACCGAACCTCGAACCACGCGACCGTCAAGAAAtg ATTCGTCACCAGTAAGTTACTTGCAAAGAAAAAGTAGCAGCAGTTCGGTTGAAACGAATTTCTATAACCTAAACGAACAAGTGATAACAGTTGAAAAATCGCAGCACATGAGTCACAATAGTGAACACACGCCGGTTACTCGACGAATATCTTTGCAAAATAGTCCAACTTCCCTACAAGAGAGTTGCGTTTCTAGCCGAAAGAATCGTGCAGGATCCGTAGAAAAGGAATACATGGTGTATCGCGAAAAACGAAATCCTTTACTAGATAAAGTGAAAAATACGAAATTGTCATGTTTTAAGTCGAACGGTACTTTTCGATACGGTGATGATGCGGCGTCTACTTCCGGAAGTGAATGTAGTGGATTCGGACACGTCGAAGATGTTAGTCAAAGTCGATATCCAGAATCATATCCAGAACCCCACATCGAGTTCGAAAATCACAACCCATGGGTTAAAATGCAACACTATGAAGACGAAGTGTTTTATCCAAAAAGCCCTGTAGAATGTAATTGGAGGGAAGGCAAATCATTCACGAATCGTGGAACTAGATGTTACAGTTCCGGATCAGAGTGTGATCGATATCATGCCACACCAAAATCAGCTACTAAACTGTCTAAATCCAgtgatcaaatatttaatgatgatTATGAATACTCAGATACACCCGTTGCCATAATATCCGACAGAAAGACTGATaagtataagaataataatgaaaaagacACGATAGGACCAAGCTCCTGTCTTTCCGCTAAAATTCGAGCCATGTCGGACAGGTATTTGAAATCCTCAAATAGAATTTTATCTAAGCTCTATAAACAAAATGGGGAAGACAATGACACAGCACATAGTATGACTGAGaacatttcaaaatcaaatagtAGAAGCCGCAAGAAAAAAGGTGGAGTCAAAGCGAAACTCAGAAGCTTTTCTTACGGTGCACTACCGGGTCTAGATGAATTTCAAAAAAGTCAAAGTGCCGTATTTCATGATGACGTCTTCAACATTTCTTGTGATGATGAAAATGTCTTATTGCAAGACTGTGAGGATGCTGATTCTGGAATACTAGTCAATGAATCGGCTGCATCTTCTATGTTTGATAATGACAGAATACCTCCGCGGTGTGAAAGTTCCGCATCGCAGACTAATTCTCAGGGGCCATGTCATAGTAGAAGTGTGTCCGGCGACCAAAGCTTTGCTAAAGTTAGAGTTTCACATAGAAAGAGTAGAGAGAGGAATGAATTTCCTAAACCAAGACCAAGAAATTCCCAAAGAGCTCTATCGTTAGATCGTAAAGAAATACTACGGCGAATGCCAAAGAACTGTGATACTGAGGAACCTCAATATCTTCAATTGACTGAGAAACAGAGAATGCGTCAAAGAGATGCTAGTCAAGGTGATTGTGGAATTCCGCCTATACCGCCATGTCGCAAGCCCTTAAAGCACTTGGGTAAACCTCAATTGGAGTTCAAAGTagtgaaaataataagaaattgtCCTACTGATGAACTAGGTATATTTATCGCTAAGACAAAGCTTTCGGATGAAGGACATATTGGATACCTGGTGGCACATGTTGTACCAGGAGGTTTAGCAGCAAA ggAGGGCTCTCTGCGTATCGGCGATGAATTGCTCAATGTAAATGGACGAAGACTTCGAGATCTTACCATGTCAGAAGCCAAAGATGCATTGAGATCTGGAGCGGCAGAAATCGACATAGTTGTCTGCAGACAGCGGGAAAAAACTTCAGTTGAAATCCGCCAACGGGAACCAAAAAAGCCTGGTGTTTCAATGCGAGAAAGTTCCGTAGACTATGAAAACGCAGTCATATTGGGGAAGGAAAGAGGCGTCAATAAATGTGACGTCAGAATAGCGCGTCATCAGAACCAGGACGACACTGGCTGTAATCGCAAAGGCTTATCAATCGAGCCGGACAACGCGACGGCCGCGCAGTCGCATTTCCTAAAGGGTCAGAACGCGAGCTACAGCAGTATGAACAACAAGCTTCTGCGCCGACAGGTCGTCAGTTACGGCGGTGCGAACAAGGAAACAATGACGTTAAGTTGTACGGGTGATATCGTTGACGTTGACGTGCCAGATGGAGTGACAGATCGTGTGGAGAAAAGTGAAGACACTGAAATACAGACTCCTAACGCGGCAAACTTCTGTACTCTACCTCGCAGACCAAGAGCGCCTACGCATACATATCACACAATCACCTTTGAAAAGGGCCACGGAAAGAAGCCATTGGGATTTACAATTGTGGGAGGACGAGATTCACCCAGAGGTCCTTTGGggattttcataaaaagtattttaccGCAAGGCCAGGCGATAGACGATGGCAGGTTAAAAGCAG GAGATGAAGTGCTAGCAGTGAATGGACAAGCGTGTCATGAGTTGGCGCATATTGAAGCATTAGCACTTTTCAAAGCTGTGCGAAGTGGGTCCATCGAGTTGCGAGTTTGCCGTAGAGTGAAAAACCA atcTGCTAAAGCCAAATCATGCACAGATCTTCTAAATGACGACGATTGA